The proteins below are encoded in one region of Candidatus Omnitrophota bacterium:
- a CDS encoding SDR family oxidoreductase — MSDLTGKVCIVTGASGGIGKVIVESLAKEGLTLVLAARRLEVLEEFKKTLPNPDKVLCLRCDVTKQADLENLVNETLSKFNRVDCLVNGAGVSSQHPFWNQPIEDIEKIMYTNYFSYVMLARLVVGPMKDQGGGNIVNITSGSVMVDPPPRNFIVYTSLKVALRAFAKGLFWEMRDFGIKVTSIFPGVTRTPLTGKLKDIAEDRLMEPEAVANTVIFALKQDKNVCPLEIAVINQQTPWTKPVIPFKQDHPEDK, encoded by the coding sequence ATGTCTGATTTAACAGGAAAAGTTTGTATTGTTACCGGGGCTTCCGGCGGGATTGGTAAGGTTATCGTTGAAAGTCTGGCCAAAGAAGGTTTGACTTTAGTCTTAGCGGCAAGAAGGCTAGAAGTTTTGGAAGAGTTTAAAAAAACTTTGCCGAATCCGGATAAAGTTTTATGCTTAAGGTGTGACGTTACTAAACAAGCTGATTTAGAGAATTTAGTCAATGAGACTTTATCTAAGTTTAACCGAGTTGATTGTCTAGTTAACGGAGCCGGTGTGTCCAGCCAGCATCCTTTTTGGAATCAGCCAATTGAAGATATCGAAAAGATAATGTATACTAATTATTTTAGTTACGTTATGCTTGCTCGGTTAGTCGTTGGTCCGATGAAAGATCAAGGTGGAGGAAATATTGTTAATATAACTAGCGGTTCGGTTATGGTTGATCCCCCACCGCGTAATTTTATTGTTTACACTTCGCTTAAAGTAGCTCTCAGAGCTTTCGCTAAAGGGCTTTTTTGGGAGATGCGTGATTTCGGAATTAAAGTTACTTCAATTTTCCCGGGAGTTACCAGAACCCCTTTAACTGGGAAGTTAAAGGATATAGCTGAAGATAGATTAATGGAGCCAGAAGCAGTAGCTAATACTGTTATTTTTGCTTTGAAACAGGATAAAAATGTCTGTCCTTTGGAGATAGCAGTTATTAACCAGCAAACTCCTTGGACAAAGCCAGTAATTCCTTTTAAACAAGATCACCCAGAAGATAAATAA
- a CDS encoding B12-binding domain-containing radical SAM protein produces the protein MKILFVSPKVGAWATHGEHFAPNQLYAQWAAYIREHGYNDLQVLDCTVLGIALDQLGEKVKDINPDLVLLGDMIHCAVGFGVVWHFNQAAAKIKQVLPNVKVVVGGLWYSATPIETLEDNPAIDHVVMAEEEGFLDLVQTIEAGTSTKDVAGTASRIDGKPQMGPHRPLMTDLDSLPLPAYDLFPMDKYVGHTHWKPFVEMITSRGCPSACTFCYEWNQYDPRSPNDFLTWRAKSPERVIEELELLHHKFGTKVVVIQDDNFNVDADRVEKFCNLKKEKGNPIKWVSLGRAIDWVNCEKILPLMKETGLFMGVFGIEVTTPEELKKIAKGVTIEHIKKTIDILRAQDVAVVADIMIGFDHDTEQIVKQRHEFTDTVDPDILWVGYVTPAPNSPMWRIGLKKGWFDPRKIDFRKWDFLHPVIPTDHLTIEDLGRLGAWSMREFFSKPGRIQRIMTSDFDPLAKLCFQDVMQGVAKWEEGAVKGEKHI, from the coding sequence ATGAAAATTTTATTTGTATCACCAAAAGTAGGCGCTTGGGCAACTCATGGAGAGCATTTTGCTCCTAATCAACTATATGCTCAATGGGCAGCCTATATCCGCGAACATGGCTATAATGATTTACAGGTGCTTGATTGTACAGTTTTAGGTATCGCTTTAGATCAGTTGGGAGAAAAGGTAAAAGATATTAATCCTGACTTAGTTTTACTCGGTGATATGATTCATTGTGCGGTTGGCTTTGGAGTTGTTTGGCATTTTAATCAAGCCGCCGCTAAGATAAAACAGGTTTTACCGAATGTTAAAGTTGTTGTTGGTGGTCTTTGGTATTCAGCAACTCCGATTGAAACCTTAGAAGACAATCCGGCTATTGATCATGTAGTTATGGCTGAGGAAGAAGGTTTTCTTGATTTGGTTCAAACAATTGAAGCTGGTACTTCAACTAAAGATGTAGCTGGAACAGCGTCAAGGATCGATGGCAAGCCTCAGATGGGGCCACACCGACCGTTAATGACTGATTTAGACAGTTTACCTTTGCCAGCCTATGATTTGTTTCCGATGGATAAATACGTTGGTCATACTCATTGGAAACCATTTGTTGAAATGATAACCTCTCGAGGTTGTCCTTCAGCCTGTACCTTTTGTTATGAGTGGAACCAGTACGATCCTCGCTCACCTAATGATTTTTTAACCTGGAGAGCTAAATCGCCTGAGCGGGTAATTGAGGAACTAGAGTTATTGCATCATAAGTTTGGGACTAAAGTCGTGGTAATTCAGGATGATAACTTTAATGTTGATGCTGATCGAGTGGAGAAGTTCTGTAATTTAAAGAAGGAAAAAGGAAATCCGATAAAGTGGGTTTCTTTAGGGAGAGCTATTGACTGGGTAAATTGTGAAAAGATCTTACCGTTAATGAAAGAAACTGGTCTGTTTATGGGAGTTTTTGGAATAGAGGTAACTACTCCGGAAGAGTTAAAGAAAATTGCTAAAGGGGTAACCATTGAACATATTAAAAAAACAATCGATATCTTGCGAGCTCAGGATGTAGCTGTGGTTGCGGACATTATGATTGGCTTTGATCATGACACTGAACAGATCGTTAAACAAAGACATGAGTTTACTGACACTGTTGATCCGGATATTCTTTGGGTTGGTTATGTAACACCGGCTCCGAATTCACCAATGTGGAGAATTGGCTTAAAGAAAGGGTGGTTTGATCCACGAAAGATTGATTTTCGTAAATGGGATTTTTTACATCCGGTAATACCGACTGACCATTTGACAATTGAAGATTTAGGAAGGCTTGGGGCCTGGTCGATGCGAGAGTTTTTCTCAAAACCAGGAAGAATTCAGAGAATTATGACTTCTGATTTTGACCCTTTAGCTAAGCTATGCTTTCAGGATGTTATGCAGGGCGTAGCTAAGTGGGAAGAAGGTGCAGTTAAAGGAGAAAAACATATTTGA
- a CDS encoding MFS transporter: MPKGSFLIFCLIFIAIAFSLSATAALVPTIAEYFGVAKNIAVRLTWIYMLPYGIFAFFWGPLSRSVTVKNLLLISIIGFSVSTLLFSVSQSINQAFLFRFMMGCFGSGFVPLAFITIGKAVDSDKKAKHLGTFFALSTVSACLGVFLSGFLPWRAIYLTPVVLCFFIFILILLYLEDFDFRGEKFKISYFETFKDKQALRLFLAVGLGSFLFHGLQQNLGVYLSERFALRQVAISSIFTISTVCAIVIRFLGGFLSSTFGNIKITRIGYISMSVFTAILLFSWQYQLIILTIVFWGAGWALSHTGLSAYLAHLPDKILRDASSLNSSLRLGFGGLGAFFGSLLASSIIGFKILFFIMTIILFFLGFFMNRLLDNSTKTLKGQSH; the protein is encoded by the coding sequence ATGCCTAAAGGAAGTTTTTTAATTTTTTGTTTGATTTTTATTGCTATTGCTTTTAGCTTATCAGCTACAGCAGCTTTGGTTCCAACGATTGCTGAATATTTTGGGGTTGCTAAAAACATAGCTGTCCGGCTTACCTGGATTTATATGCTTCCTTATGGCATCTTTGCTTTTTTCTGGGGGCCTCTATCGAGAAGCGTTACTGTAAAAAATCTTTTGCTTATATCAATCATAGGCTTTAGTGTTTCGACTTTGCTTTTTAGTGTTTCCCAGAGTATAAACCAGGCATTTTTGTTTCGATTTATGATGGGTTGTTTTGGTTCAGGTTTCGTACCTCTAGCTTTTATTACGATTGGGAAGGCCGTAGATTCAGACAAAAAGGCTAAGCACTTAGGGACATTTTTTGCTCTTTCTACGGTTTCAGCTTGCTTGGGAGTTTTCTTGAGCGGTTTTTTACCTTGGCGGGCGATTTATTTAACCCCGGTAGTTCTTTGTTTTTTTATTTTCATTTTGATTTTACTTTATTTAGAGGATTTTGATTTTAGAGGGGAAAAGTTCAAGATAAGCTATTTTGAGACTTTTAAAGACAAGCAAGCTTTGCGTCTTTTCTTAGCAGTTGGCCTGGGCAGTTTTTTATTCCATGGTCTACAACAAAATTTGGGAGTCTATTTGAGTGAACGTTTTGCTTTAAGGCAAGTTGCGATAAGTTCGATTTTTACTATTTCAACAGTTTGCGCGATAGTTATTAGGTTTTTAGGTGGGTTTTTGAGCTCTACTTTTGGGAATATTAAAATTACTCGTATAGGATATATATCGATGAGTGTATTTACTGCTATTTTATTGTTCAGTTGGCAATATCAGTTAATAATTTTAACCATTGTTTTTTGGGGCGCTGGCTGGGCTCTTTCACATACCGGGTTGTCGGCATACTTGGCTCATTTGCCGGATAAAATTTTAAGAGATGCTTCTAGTTTAAATAGTTCTTTAAGACTAGGCTTTGGTGGCCTAGGGGCTTTTTTTGGTAGCTTGTTAGCAAGTTCAATCATTGGTTTTAAAATTTTATTTTTCATCATGACTATAATTTTATTTTTTCTAGGATTCTTTATGAATAGATTATTGGATAATTCGACTAAGACCTTAAAAGGGCAGTCTCATTAA
- a CDS encoding cyclase family protein: protein MKIVDLSLPIDDQAFEVHPLRIERTSHSEGVEKLNKVLMSRDSESKARYEQGERMIKKEDLPDEEFLSLEMVYSSVHSGTHLDYSYHYGSKSQGRPSKTADEIPLDWCYQQGVKIDLTHKKPEEVITAQDIDAGLKKINYSLKPLDIVLLHTGSDKLFGKKEYFSDYPGIDVSVIDYLLERQVNIFGVDTMGIDRPYKFMIKEFQELKDPKKLWPTHFYGRKREFIHIERLANLDKLPDFGFKVICFPVRIRKTGAAWARVVAMVDN, encoded by the coding sequence ATGAAAATAGTTGATTTGAGCCTGCCGATAGATGACCAAGCCTTTGAAGTACATCCTTTAAGAATTGAGCGCACTTCTCACAGTGAAGGGGTTGAGAAGTTAAATAAGGTTTTGATGTCGCGTGATTCGGAAAGTAAAGCTCGCTATGAACAGGGTGAGCGAATGATTAAAAAAGAAGACTTGCCCGATGAAGAGTTTTTATCTTTAGAGATGGTTTATTCATCGGTCCACAGTGGGACACATCTCGATTATTCTTATCATTATGGTAGTAAGTCCCAGGGGCGCCCTTCAAAAACTGCCGATGAAATACCTTTAGACTGGTGTTACCAGCAGGGAGTAAAAATCGATTTAACGCATAAGAAACCAGAAGAGGTTATTACTGCTCAAGATATAGACGCCGGCCTAAAAAAGATTAACTATTCATTAAAACCTTTAGATATTGTTTTATTGCATACTGGTTCGGATAAGTTGTTTGGCAAAAAAGAGTATTTTTCTGATTATCCCGGGATAGATGTATCGGTTATTGACTATTTGCTTGAAAGGCAAGTGAATATTTTCGGTGTTGATACTATGGGTATTGATCGGCCTTATAAGTTTATGATTAAAGAGTTTCAAGAGTTAAAAGATCCAAAGAAGCTTTGGCCAACCCATTTTTATGGAAGAAAACGTGAATTCATTCATATAGAAAGATTAGCCAATTTAGATAAGTTACCTGATTTTGGTTTCAAAGTAATTTGTTTTCCAGTTAGAATAAGAAAAACCGGAGCTGCCTGGGCGAGAGTGGTAGCTATGGTTGATAATTAA
- a CDS encoding beta-ketoacyl-[acyl-carrier-protein] synthase family protein, protein MERIAITGIGVVSPCGLKKETFWANLKRGGSFIDEVNRFDSSGYPSRIAGQVHELDHYTHLSGRLVKKIDVFSHMALVSCEQALKDSKIDLDNIDKNKVGVFMGNALGGWLFAETELRDMYIEGREGISPYMASAWFPAAPQGQVTIYYGFKGYSKTIVADKASSALALWYGAKTVAQGKNDYVVAGGMEAPISPYALLCANSRGGLSKNNLNFKKAYRPYDLYRDGFVIAEGSGTVLLERESQAKKRGVPVYGFIKGIGFSSDGYHYSRYRPDSSNFEYAIEECLKDAGWKKDAVDYICLDAEASELGDYLETRSLKNVFGTRIKDIALSAPKSMYGNLLGAQTALDLISTLFSMKSSTILPTINYEMKDPCCDLDYTPNKSREAEVKKALILARGRGGINVVLAIEKE, encoded by the coding sequence ATGGAAAGAATAGCAATAACTGGTATTGGTGTAGTTTCACCTTGTGGATTGAAGAAAGAAACTTTTTGGGCTAACCTTAAGCGAGGCGGATCGTTTATCGATGAAGTAAACCGTTTTGATTCTTCCGGTTATCCTTCACGAATTGCCGGTCAAGTTCATGAGCTTGATCACTATACTCATCTTTCCGGTCGCTTAGTAAAAAAGATCGATGTTTTTTCTCATATGGCTCTTGTTTCTTGTGAGCAGGCACTTAAAGATTCAAAAATTGATTTAGATAATATTGATAAAAATAAAGTTGGCGTTTTTATGGGTAATGCTTTAGGTGGCTGGCTTTTTGCTGAAACCGAATTACGTGATATGTATATTGAAGGAAGAGAAGGTATTTCGCCTTATATGGCTAGTGCCTGGTTTCCGGCAGCCCCTCAAGGACAAGTTACTATTTATTACGGATTTAAAGGGTATAGTAAGACCATAGTCGCTGACAAGGCTTCATCAGCCTTAGCTTTGTGGTATGGGGCAAAAACCGTAGCCCAAGGTAAAAACGATTATGTTGTAGCTGGGGGTATGGAAGCCCCGATTAGCCCCTACGCACTTTTATGTGCTAATTCTCGGGGTGGTTTATCAAAGAATAACCTTAACTTTAAAAAAGCCTACCGACCTTACGATTTATATCGAGACGGTTTTGTAATTGCCGAAGGATCAGGCACTGTGCTTCTAGAGAGGGAATCACAAGCCAAAAAAAGAGGGGTACCGGTGTATGGGTTTATAAAAGGTATCGGGTTTTCTTCTGATGGATACCATTATTCACGCTACCGGCCCGACTCAAGTAATTTTGAGTATGCGATAGAAGAATGTCTCAAAGATGCTGGTTGGAAAAAAGATGCGGTTGATTATATTTGCTTAGACGCTGAGGCTTCTGAACTTGGTGATTATCTTGAAACCAGAAGCTTAAAGAATGTATTCGGCACAAGGATAAAAGATATTGCTTTAAGTGCTCCTAAAAGTATGTATGGCAATTTATTGGGCGCTCAAACAGCTTTAGATTTAATTTCGACACTTTTTTCGATGAAAAGTTCAACCATCCTACCGACCATTAACTATGAAATGAAAGATCCTTGCTGCGATTTAGATTATACTCCGAATAAATCTAGGGAAGCTGAGGTTAAGAAAGCTCTTATCTTGGCCAGAGGTCGTGGCGGAATAAATGTTGTTTTAGCAATTGAGAAAGAATAA
- a CDS encoding amidohydrolase, with the protein MSILCDSHIHFIPEKLSAYTAFYKGVWTDRDALFAYLDKHNIEKALLCYPSTDAHLKLEVFARVCDIYNSALEEITKENSKIIGAGIVDTESLATVAFQVEELKQRGFGAISIASSHNGKFLVKELEPLFEAAESNNLPIFVHPQTINPIGFERVKDPLLMPVLEYSFDASIFLGLLMVEGILEKYKLNFIFSSLGGVVPFLKDRFDRVYAMLRKREIVKDLGKSPSEILKNVYVDTSGGSLKNIELAIDLFGQDRLLWGSDYPVCGDVNNSLKMLDSLGGKVKEKITHKNFFNIFG; encoded by the coding sequence TTGAGTATCTTGTGTGATTCTCATATTCATTTTATCCCTGAAAAGCTATCAGCTTACACAGCTTTTTATAAAGGTGTTTGGACTGATCGGGATGCGCTTTTTGCTTATCTTGATAAACATAATATAGAAAAAGCGCTTCTTTGCTATCCATCAACTGACGCTCATTTAAAATTAGAAGTTTTCGCAAGAGTTTGTGATATTTATAACTCTGCCCTTGAGGAAATCACTAAGGAAAATTCTAAAATTATTGGTGCTGGCATTGTTGATACGGAAAGTTTAGCAACAGTTGCTTTTCAGGTTGAGGAGTTAAAGCAGCGAGGTTTTGGAGCGATTAGCATTGCCTCAAGCCACAACGGTAAATTTTTGGTTAAAGAGCTTGAGCCTCTATTTGAGGCAGCTGAAAGTAACAACTTGCCTATTTTCGTGCATCCTCAGACAATCAATCCGATTGGTTTTGAAAGGGTGAAAGATCCCTTGCTTATGCCGGTATTAGAGTATAGCTTTGATGCTTCAATATTCCTTGGTTTATTGATGGTTGAAGGTATTTTAGAAAAGTATAAGTTGAATTTTATCTTTTCATCTTTAGGCGGGGTTGTACCTTTTTTAAAAGATAGATTTGATCGGGTCTATGCAATGCTTAGAAAAAGAGAAATTGTTAAAGATTTAGGAAAGTCACCGAGTGAGATTCTAAAAAATGTTTATGTTGACACTTCCGGGGGATCTTTAAAGAATATTGAACTAGCTATTGATTTGTTTGGTCAAGATAGACTTCTTTGGGGTTCGGACTATCCGGTTTGTGGAGATGTTAACAATAGTTTGAAAATGTTAGATTCGCTTGGGGGCAAGGTAAAGGAAAAAATTACCCATAAGAATTTTTTTAATATATTTGGTTAA
- a CDS encoding 2-dehydropantoate 2-reductase: MKIAVLGCGAIGGLFLGYLAKDGHDVVGVVRDHQKGLLLKEGLSLEGVRGSHKQEVKVDTKLTERVDLAIFATKVNDLEAIINDNFEFLKNSLALTTQNGIQADHIVNSFIPENKILSGIVMFGATFYSPDKVIHNFEGELVLGNIYNTKVEKYEEVVNLLKPAFNVVSSDNIKGAKYLKLFVNLNNCIPAILGVSMQEAFVDIDLARLAIKLNKEAYEIITKANIELASLLTYPKERIEGLVKMPLDEAAGLFSKIMTNLSKEPLYGSILQSIKRGKKSEIDYINGEIIHQAIANCEPAKLNQKIVELVHNLEETGRFLSKEELLREINSINS; encoded by the coding sequence ATGAAAATAGCAGTATTAGGTTGCGGAGCAATTGGCGGATTATTTTTAGGTTATCTTGCTAAAGATGGCCATGATGTAGTCGGCGTTGTTCGTGATCATCAGAAAGGTTTATTACTAAAAGAAGGCCTGAGCTTAGAGGGTGTCCGCGGTAGTCATAAGCAAGAAGTTAAGGTTGATACAAAGTTAACTGAAAGGGTAGACTTAGCCATTTTTGCAACCAAGGTTAATGATCTTGAAGCAATTATCAACGACAATTTTGAATTTTTGAAAAATTCTTTAGCTCTAACTACTCAAAATGGAATACAGGCCGATCATATTGTTAATAGTTTTATCCCCGAAAATAAAATACTGAGCGGGATTGTTATGTTTGGGGCAACTTTTTACTCACCGGATAAGGTTATCCATAATTTTGAAGGTGAACTCGTATTAGGAAATATATATAATACTAAAGTAGAAAAATACGAAGAAGTCGTTAATCTACTTAAACCAGCCTTCAACGTAGTTAGTTCAGATAATATAAAAGGTGCTAAGTATCTTAAGTTATTTGTAAATTTAAATAATTGCATTCCGGCTATTCTGGGAGTTTCGATGCAGGAGGCATTTGTTGATATAGACTTAGCCCGCTTGGCAATTAAGCTGAACAAAGAAGCCTATGAAATTATAACCAAGGCTAATATAGAATTAGCCAGTCTTTTAACTTATCCCAAGGAGAGAATTGAAGGCTTAGTTAAGATGCCTTTAGATGAAGCAGCTGGTCTATTCTCAAAAATTATGACTAATTTAAGCAAAGAACCTTTATATGGTTCAATTTTACAATCCATAAAGCGTGGGAAAAAATCAGAAATTGACTATATTAACGGAGAAATCATACATCAGGCTATAGCTAACTGTGAGCCGGCTAAGCTTAATCAAAAAATAGTTGAGCTAGTGCATAATTTAGAGGAGACTGGTAGATTTTTATCTAAAGAAGAGTTGTTGAGAGAAATAAATTCGATTAATTCTTAA
- a CDS encoding SRPBCC family protein produces the protein MAHTRNSVVIKATYDKVFDMSNDISRWKEFFKEYVESDVLETSGNKIVFKLTHENGRSWESYRLLFKEDKFAYASRVEPMAPFEFMKIIWLYREVEGGTEMTWIQDFKMAAGAKFNDEQAEKMINDHSLSNMKIFKEIIEKE, from the coding sequence ATGGCACACACTAGAAATTCAGTAGTGATTAAGGCAACTTACGATAAGGTTTTTGATATGAGCAATGATATTTCACGTTGGAAAGAGTTTTTTAAGGAATATGTTGAAAGCGATGTTTTAGAAACTTCCGGAAACAAGATAGTTTTTAAGCTTACCCATGAAAATGGCCGCAGTTGGGAGTCTTACCGACTTTTATTTAAAGAAGATAAATTTGCTTATGCATCTCGGGTTGAGCCAATGGCCCCGTTTGAATTTATGAAGATTATTTGGTTGTATCGTGAGGTTGAAGGTGGGACTGAGATGACTTGGATCCAAGATTTTAAAATGGCTGCTGGCGCAAAATTTAATGATGAGCAAGCTGAAAAAATGATCAATGATCATTCTCTTTCAAATATGAAGATATTTAAGGAGATAATTGAGAAGGAATAA
- a CDS encoding TIGR04076 family protein: protein MKNCKDEYCKANCADINTPFPRLKLTCIGVYGECYHGYEVNDEFILGDFTHPPKHFCLGLAHALFPVAYALSFGARFGFMDNQKSLKVTCPDGGKAEFLVELLDKNDKVKFIPKDPNHKGPNPKNMEIEVVKAKGKCSYKYKLGDKWQVKGLKCIDGFCGAAWHVAFPALFALNFGAKFFFMKDHNSIDTVTCPDGGNIIFKITRKD, encoded by the coding sequence ATGAAAAATTGTAAAGATGAATATTGCAAGGCTAACTGTGCCGATATCAATACTCCTTTTCCTAGGTTGAAGTTAACTTGTATTGGAGTTTATGGAGAGTGTTATCATGGTTACGAAGTTAACGATGAGTTTATTTTGGGAGATTTTACCCATCCGCCTAAACATTTTTGTTTAGGTTTAGCCCATGCACTTTTTCCGGTTGCTTATGCTCTAAGTTTTGGCGCCCGGTTTGGCTTTATGGATAATCAGAAATCTCTAAAAGTTACTTGCCCTGATGGTGGAAAGGCCGAATTTTTAGTTGAGCTATTAGACAAGAATGACAAAGTTAAATTTATTCCTAAAGACCCTAACCACAAAGGACCTAATCCTAAAAACATGGAGATTGAAGTTGTTAAAGCTAAAGGTAAATGTTCTTATAAATATAAGCTGGGTGATAAGTGGCAGGTAAAAGGTTTAAAGTGTATTGATGGATTTTGTGGGGCAGCCTGGCATGTCGCCTTTCCGGCTCTTTTTGCTCTTAATTTTGGAGCTAAATTTTTCTTCATGAAGGATCATAATTCTATTGATACAGTAACTTGTCCTGATGGTGGAAATATTATTTTTAAGATTACCCGAAAAGATTAA
- a CDS encoding acyl carrier protein, with the protein MALKEEVIELICKTLDIGKEELKEDQKMYDSIGVDSTEVVELVVALKKNFQVNLEADEVTKFSTPLEITETISKKKQ; encoded by the coding sequence ATGGCGCTAAAAGAAGAGGTAATTGAGCTTATTTGTAAAACATTAGATATTGGTAAAGAGGAATTAAAAGAAGATCAGAAAATGTATGATTCGATCGGTGTAGATTCAACCGAAGTAGTGGAATTGGTAGTGGCCTTAAAGAAAAACTTTCAAGTTAATCTTGAGGCCGATGAGGTTACAAAGTTTTCCACTCCCTTAGAGATAACCGAAACAATTTCTAAAAAAAAGCAGTAA
- a CDS encoding beta-ketoacyl-[acyl-carrier-protein] synthase family protein — protein sequence MRRVVITGVGIISGAGEDKHEFYNNLIEGRSSVELVENFDVSIFVSKIASQVLGFDPLNYGIAEHKRMDRYVQFAVAAAKQAVSDSKIDFESVDRRRCGVVLANAICGTRFMEEEFLLVTEWGKKPIDPRKGRPYLYDAAMFNSPSAEVGAVYGTQGMNCTVSTGCTAGSDSIGFAYELIREGRQEFIIAGASEAPVTPITFGAFDVVNVLAKNNDEPHKASRPFDNKRNGFVISEAAGIVIMEELEHAKKRGAPIYAEVLGYGTSCNAYHMTDLPASGEPMARCMEEAIKEAGIKKEEIGYINAHGSSTRQNDTFETDAYKQVFGDLAYKIPISSIKSMIGHPLAAANAAEAVLCCMIFKGGYLPPTINQEEQDPKCDLDYIPNKKRKLMPNYILKTSSGFSGIHSSIVFKRWEA from the coding sequence ATGAGAAGAGTAGTTATTACTGGAGTTGGGATAATTTCGGGAGCTGGCGAAGATAAACATGAGTTTTATAATAACCTTATTGAAGGTAGGTCTTCCGTTGAGCTAGTTGAAAATTTTGATGTTAGTATTTTTGTTTCAAAGATTGCTTCTCAGGTTTTAGGGTTCGATCCTTTGAACTATGGAATCGCTGAGCATAAGCGTATGGATAGGTATGTTCAATTTGCAGTTGCCGCGGCTAAACAGGCAGTTAGCGATTCAAAAATTGACTTTGAAAGCGTTGACCGCCGTCGCTGTGGTGTAGTTTTAGCTAATGCAATTTGCGGAACCCGCTTCATGGAAGAGGAGTTTTTATTAGTTACCGAGTGGGGTAAAAAACCAATTGATCCAAGAAAAGGTCGACCTTATCTTTATGATGCAGCTATGTTTAATAGTCCCAGCGCTGAGGTGGGAGCAGTTTATGGAACTCAAGGTATGAACTGTACGGTTTCAACTGGTTGTACCGCAGGAAGCGATTCGATAGGCTTTGCCTATGAGCTTATTCGTGAGGGCAGGCAGGAATTTATTATTGCCGGGGCAAGTGAGGCTCCGGTTACTCCGATTACCTTTGGTGCTTTTGACGTGGTAAATGTTTTAGCTAAAAATAATGATGAGCCACATAAGGCCTCGCGTCCTTTTGATAATAAGCGAAATGGCTTTGTAATTTCTGAGGCAGCGGGAATTGTAATTATGGAGGAGCTTGAGCATGCTAAAAAGCGCGGGGCTCCAATTTATGCGGAAGTTTTAGGTTATGGCACAAGTTGCAATGCTTATCATATGACTGATCTACCGGCTAGCGGTGAGCCAATGGCTCGCTGTATGGAGGAGGCAATTAAAGAGGCAGGGATTAAGAAGGAAGAGATAGGTTATATTAATGCCCACGGTTCAAGCACCAGGCAGAACGATACTTTTGAGACGGATGCCTATAAGCAAGTTTTTGGTGACTTAGCTTATAAAATTCCGATTAGTTCGATAAAGTCAATGATTGGTCATCCTTTAGCTGCAGCTAATGCTGCTGAAGCTGTACTTTGCTGTATGATTTTTAAAGGTGGTTATCTCCCGCCAACCATTAATCAGGAAGAACAAGATCCAAAGTGCGATCTAGACTATATTCCTAATAAAAAACGAAAACTTATGCCTAATTACATATTAAAAACAAGCAGTGGATTTTCAGGAATACATTCATCAATTGTATTCAAACGGTGGGAGGCTTAA
- a CDS encoding aminotransferase class IV — MKVYCNGNIVDKSQVAEIFEPGFLFGWGLFEPFRAYRGNIPFLKKHITRLNQGLDLIGIESVGKDWETEIKSLLKENELEDAYIRITVYKKRKGVGVLLYVDKFGYYSSEVYEKGFSAIVSSHRRCGKDLLSKLKSISYLRNRISWLEAQRKGKEEALVINPKCFLAGGSRSNLFLVKDKEVFTPRLEDGAFDGITRRVVIDIVKELGLILKEKEFRVEDIHASEEAFVTSSLMEVMPLVEVEDKKIGKGVPGEVTLKILSEYRKKL, encoded by the coding sequence ATGAAGGTCTATTGTAACGGAAACATAGTTGACAAATCCCAGGTAGCAGAAATTTTCGAGCCAGGGTTTTTATTCGGCTGGGGGCTTTTTGAGCCGTTCAGAGCCTATCGAGGAAATATTCCTTTTCTAAAAAAGCACATTACAAGATTAAACCAAGGGTTGGATTTAATCGGAATTGAAAGTGTAGGAAAGGATTGGGAAACAGAAATCAAGTCTTTGCTTAAAGAGAATGAATTAGAAGATGCTTACATTCGGATAACTGTTTATAAGAAGCGAAAAGGGGTTGGCGTATTGCTTTATGTAGATAAATTTGGCTATTATAGTTCCGAGGTTTATGAGAAGGGTTTTTCGGCAATAGTTTCTTCCCATAGGAGATGTGGTAAGGATTTGCTTTCCAAGTTAAAGAGTATAAGTTACTTAAGAAATAGGATTTCTTGGCTAGAGGCTCAACGTAAGGGCAAAGAGGAAGCCTTAGTCATAAATCCTAAGTGTTTTTTAGCTGGCGGTTCAAGAAGTAATTTATTTTTGGTTAAAGATAAAGAGGTTTTCACTCCTAGATTAGAAGATGGAGCATTCGATGGGATCACCAGAAGAGTAGTTATTGATATAGTTAAAGAACTCGGCTTAATCTTAAAAGAAAAAGAATTTAGAGTAGAGGATATTCATGCTTCTGAGGAAGCTTTTGTTACTAGCAGCCTCATGGAGGTGATGCCTTTAGTTGAGGTCGAGGATAAAAAAATAGGAAAAGGCGTCCCCGGCGAAGTCACCTTAAAGATACTTTCTGAATATAGGAAAAAACTATGA